The following coding sequences are from one Shewanella putrefaciens window:
- a CDS encoding tetratricopeptide repeat protein: protein MGGIESEIVKKIELGNSFEDKGDFNKALEVYFSALTDIENAIVDKYKSEEARWLISCICGVYFLKKEYLEAKKWALEIFKYNIPEYGTSELIDLGVIYFELEDKDNAFECFSKAYARGKGRAFQGYNKKYFDFFKSYKK, encoded by the coding sequence ATGGGTGGCATTGAATCTGAAATTGTTAAAAAAATCGAGCTTGGGAATTCCTTTGAAGATAAGGGGGATTTTAACAAAGCATTGGAGGTTTATTTTTCGGCATTAACTGATATAGAAAATGCCATTGTTGATAAATATAAATCGGAAGAGGCTCGGTGGTTAATTTCATGCATATGTGGTGTGTATTTCTTAAAAAAAGAATATCTTGAGGCAAAGAAGTGGGCTCTTGAGATATTTAAATATAACATTCCTGAGTATGGAACGTCAGAGCTAATTGATTTAGGGGTAATATATTTCGAGCTGGAAGATAAGGATAATGCTTTTGAGTGTTTTTCAAAAGCATATGCAAGAGGGAAAGGCAGAGCCTTTCAAGGCTATAACAAAAAATATTTTGATTTTTTTAAATCGTA
- a CDS encoding PBPRA1643 family SWIM/SEC-C metal-binding motif protein, which translates to MSDKFFFKGRRTPKPKHESYGYNTKRAAKPGTEAFPLQLIVADEARKLEVAAIVAEHQLFANIEVNADVPENIIELEGLLNKPKTTTFEKKPNRNEPCACGSGQKFKKCCGK; encoded by the coding sequence ATGTCTGACAAATTTTTCTTTAAAGGTCGTAGAACGCCTAAGCCAAAGCATGAAAGCTATGGCTACAACACTAAACGTGCCGCTAAACCGGGAACAGAGGCTTTTCCCCTGCAATTAATCGTTGCAGACGAAGCACGTAAACTTGAAGTTGCCGCTATTGTTGCCGAGCATCAACTGTTCGCTAATATTGAAGTCAATGCCGATGTACCAGAAAACATTATTGAATTAGAAGGTTTATTAAATAAACCTAAAACAACCACCTTTGAGAAAAAGCCGAACCGTAATGAGCCATGCGCCTGCGGTAGTGGTCAAAAATTTAAAAAATGTTGCGGTAAATAA
- a CDS encoding 3'-5' exonuclease: MKLMKYCLSPNKLAWLRQELGENADGLIAVMDAAGSAYLAQAAQSDTSVAVDALPKLIGPELKLLWFKQKLALITRLDDIELSQLAPFELEGARVIVVQPDELTTVLQSISKQRVIGFDTETRASFERGVQHPLSLIQIATHDTCYLFQHALLAEQLGLLKPVLEDENILKVGVGLRSDGQALTREWGINVTPRLDLNWVLAQLGAGKEMGTRQLVATLLQKRIDKPKKVTLSNWQQVPLTSTQIVYAALDALAAQHCFSELIDKLKPFYLASLEANTQLLTQNLTARLASYFEQANG; this comes from the coding sequence ATGAAGTTAATGAAGTATTGCCTTTCACCCAATAAGTTAGCTTGGCTACGTCAGGAGCTAGGCGAGAATGCCGATGGTTTGATTGCGGTAATGGATGCGGCGGGTAGCGCCTATTTGGCCCAAGCAGCACAGTCTGATACTTCAGTTGCAGTAGATGCTTTGCCTAAATTAATAGGGCCTGAGCTTAAGTTATTGTGGTTTAAACAAAAGCTTGCACTTATCACTCGTCTTGATGATATTGAGTTATCCCAATTAGCCCCTTTCGAGCTTGAGGGCGCGCGAGTTATTGTGGTTCAGCCTGATGAATTAACAACAGTGCTGCAAAGCATAAGCAAGCAGCGTGTCATTGGGTTTGATACCGAAACTCGCGCAAGTTTTGAGCGCGGAGTGCAGCATCCCTTAAGTTTGATCCAAATCGCGACCCATGACACCTGCTATTTGTTTCAACATGCGCTGTTAGCTGAGCAGTTAGGGTTATTAAAACCTGTGCTTGAGGATGAGAATATTTTGAAAGTGGGTGTTGGCCTTAGAAGTGACGGTCAAGCATTAACGCGGGAGTGGGGGATTAATGTCACGCCGAGGTTAGATTTGAACTGGGTTCTAGCACAGCTTGGGGCGGGTAAAGAAATGGGTACTCGTCAACTGGTCGCCACGTTACTGCAAAAGCGTATCGATAAGCCTAAAAAAGTGACCCTATCGAATTGGCAACAGGTACCTCTAACCTCTACACAAATTGTTTATGCCGCCTTAGATGCATTGGCAGCGCAGCATTGTTTTAGCGAGTTAATCGACAAACTTAAGCCATTTTATCTGGCATCATTAGAAGCGAATACTCAGTTGCTTACTCAAAACCTAACGGCTCGACTGGCGAGCTATTTTGAACAGGCCAATGGGTAA
- a CDS encoding DUF808 domain-containing protein, with product MAGASLLTLLDDIASILDDVAVMSKVAAKKTAGVLGDDLALNAQQVTGVSADRELPVVWAVAKGSFRNKLILVPAAMLISAFIPWAVTPLLMFGGLFLCYEGFEKLHHSYNHRKGQQQHQSQVENELPEIKDIATYEAEKVKGAIRTDFVLSAEIIAITLGIVANRSLSTQFFTLAIIGIVMTIGVYGLVAAIVKMDDAGLYLSQREGASVLTQMNRKLGFGLLSAAPILMKSLTIIGTAAMFMVGGGILTHGLHIIGEQIHHAQQAIAAISVIGPALAVLTPSILNGLFGVLAGALAVFLMAGIQKLRS from the coding sequence ATGGCTGGGGCGAGTTTATTAACTTTACTCGATGATATCGCATCGATTTTAGATGATGTGGCGGTGATGAGTAAGGTTGCCGCAAAGAAAACCGCAGGAGTACTAGGAGATGATTTAGCGCTTAATGCCCAGCAAGTAACGGGCGTAAGCGCCGATCGTGAATTACCCGTCGTGTGGGCGGTGGCCAAGGGATCATTCCGTAATAAGTTGATTTTAGTGCCTGCAGCAATGCTTATCAGCGCGTTTATTCCTTGGGCTGTCACGCCATTATTGATGTTTGGTGGGCTATTTTTGTGTTACGAAGGCTTTGAAAAACTGCATCACAGCTATAACCATAGAAAGGGCCAGCAGCAACACCAAAGCCAAGTAGAGAATGAGTTACCTGAGATTAAAGATATCGCCACCTACGAGGCCGAAAAAGTTAAAGGGGCGATTCGTACCGACTTTGTGTTATCGGCGGAAATTATTGCCATCACCCTTGGTATAGTGGCGAATAGATCGTTATCGACACAGTTTTTTACCTTAGCAATTATTGGCATAGTGATGACCATAGGCGTGTATGGCTTAGTGGCAGCGATTGTCAAAATGGATGATGCGGGGTTGTACTTGAGTCAACGTGAAGGTGCCTCTGTATTAACTCAAATGAACCGTAAATTAGGCTTTGGTTTATTGAGCGCCGCCCCCATATTAATGAAAAGTTTAACGATTATTGGCACGGCAGCCATGTTTATGGTGGGTGGTGGGATTTTAACCCATGGTTTGCATATCATCGGTGAGCAAATTCACCATGCGCAACAAGCTATTGCTGCAATCAGTGTTATCGGCCCTGCCTTAGCGGTTCTCACGCCTAGCATACTCAACGGGTTATTTGGTGTGCTTGCGGGGGCCCTTGCTGTTTTTCTTATGGCGGGAATTCAAAAGCTGCGTAGTTAA
- the rpiA gene encoding ribose-5-phosphate isomerase RpiA gives MTQDEMKKAAGWAALKYVEEGSIVGVGTGSTVNHFIDALATMKDDIEGAVSSSEASTQKMKALGIPVYDLNSVDRLSVYVDGADEINDRMDMIKGGGAALTREKIVAAVAEKFICIVDNTKQVNILGEFPLPVEVIPMARSYVARQLVKLGGDPVYRQGVVTDNGNVILDVYNLKILNPKELESQINEIVGVVTNGLFAKRGADVLLVGTPDGVKTFTAK, from the coding sequence ATGACTCAAGATGAAATGAAAAAAGCTGCTGGTTGGGCCGCGCTTAAGTACGTTGAAGAAGGCAGTATTGTCGGTGTAGGTACAGGTTCGACTGTAAACCACTTTATTGATGCACTCGCTACCATGAAAGATGATATCGAAGGTGCGGTTTCAAGCTCGGAAGCATCTACTCAGAAAATGAAAGCGCTAGGAATTCCCGTTTATGACTTAAACAGCGTCGATCGTTTATCTGTCTATGTAGACGGTGCCGATGAAATCAACGATCGTATGGATATGATCAAAGGTGGTGGCGCAGCATTAACTCGCGAGAAAATTGTCGCGGCTGTAGCTGAGAAGTTTATCTGCATCGTTGATAACACTAAACAAGTCAACATATTAGGTGAATTTCCGCTCCCCGTAGAAGTCATTCCAATGGCTCGCTCTTATGTCGCTCGCCAATTGGTAAAATTGGGTGGAGATCCTGTTTATCGCCAAGGTGTTGTGACCGATAACGGCAACGTGATCCTCGATGTGTATAATCTTAAAATCCTTAATCCAAAAGAATTAGAAAGTCAGATCAATGAGATAGTCGGTGTAGTGACTAACGGTCTGTTTGCCAAACGCGGTGCGGATGTGTTACTCGTTGGCACCCCTGATGGCGTAAAAACGTTTACTGCCAAATAA
- a CDS encoding class I SAM-dependent rRNA methyltransferase, with protein sequence MAIRIKLKPGREKSLERRHPWVFSNAIHNIKGKPEAGETVDVVAHDGHWLGRGAWSPESQIQVRIWTFDREEEIDRAFFARRLQRAQIGRNDLIREQGLTGYRLVAAESDGLPGITIDRYANVLVCQLLSTGADLWRDTLVELLAEQYPDCAIYERSDVDSRKKEGLLPVTGLLHGTLPEMPVIIEENGIKIAVDVIKGHKTGFYLDQRDNRAIAARFVKDKSVLNCFCYTGTFGLYAAKAGAASIENVDVSSLALATARLNMQVNGLSDDNVHYNEADVFKLLRQYRDEGKTFDVIVLDPPKFADNKAQLNGACRGYKDINMIALQLLNPGGVLLTFSCSGLMPADLFQKIVADAALDAKREIQFIERLSQASDHPIGSAFPEGFYLKGLVARAW encoded by the coding sequence ATGGCTATCAGAATCAAACTTAAACCCGGCCGCGAAAAGTCGCTCGAGCGTCGTCATCCTTGGGTATTTTCCAATGCTATTCATAACATTAAGGGAAAACCTGAAGCGGGTGAGACAGTCGATGTGGTCGCGCATGATGGTCATTGGTTAGGTCGTGGTGCTTGGTCGCCTGAGTCGCAAATTCAAGTGCGGATTTGGACTTTCGATCGCGAAGAAGAAATTGATCGCGCGTTTTTTGCCAGACGTTTACAGCGGGCGCAAATCGGCCGTAACGATTTAATCCGTGAGCAGGGTTTAACGGGTTACCGTTTAGTGGCTGCTGAGTCCGATGGTTTACCTGGGATCACCATCGACAGATATGCCAATGTGTTGGTGTGCCAGTTATTGAGCACAGGTGCTGATTTATGGCGCGATACCTTAGTCGAGTTATTGGCTGAGCAATATCCAGATTGTGCTATCTATGAGCGTTCTGATGTGGATTCCCGTAAGAAAGAAGGTCTACTGCCTGTGACGGGTTTACTGCACGGCACTCTGCCAGAAATGCCAGTGATTATTGAAGAAAACGGCATCAAGATCGCCGTCGATGTGATTAAAGGCCATAAGACAGGTTTCTATCTCGATCAGCGTGATAACCGCGCCATTGCCGCCCGTTTTGTCAAAGATAAATCGGTATTGAACTGTTTTTGCTACACGGGGACTTTTGGTCTGTACGCTGCGAAAGCAGGTGCTGCCAGTATTGAAAACGTCGATGTGTCTTCTCTAGCCTTGGCGACAGCGCGCCTCAATATGCAAGTGAACGGTTTGAGTGATGACAATGTGCATTACAACGAAGCCGATGTGTTCAAGTTGCTGCGCCAGTACCGTGATGAAGGTAAAACCTTTGATGTGATTGTGCTCGACCCGCCTAAGTTTGCCGATAACAAAGCACAGTTAAACGGGGCTTGCCGTGGTTATAAAGACATCAATATGATTGCATTGCAGTTATTGAATCCGGGCGGCGTGTTATTGACCTTCTCTTGCTCAGGATTAATGCCTGCGGATCTGTTTCAAAAAATCGTGGCCGATGCTGCGCTCGATGCGAAACGTGAAATCCAGTTTATCGAACGCTTAAGCCAAGCGAGCGATCACCCTATCGGTAGCGCCTTCCCAGAAGGATTCTACTTAAAAGGTCTAGTCGCCAGAGCTTGGTAA
- a CDS encoding endonuclease/exonuclease/phosphatase family protein has protein sequence MAHNIDELESVAAPIDHKRTANIKIASINLFNFIEPPLAYYDFENIYSHGQWQKKCQWLSEFLAHRQPDIVGFQEVFSPEPLKRIAREQGLGYFAVVDEPTLISDYIYRSPVVALASRYPIVEISSVEPDARLVAAMGLSSEFAFSRKVLRATVEVPHIGKCDYYVVHFKSKRAGLALEPKLFEHQPLGLDNLAPAASMKLHSETQLLTEQALGRWASTMQRGAEAALLFNGILVRRQESKHPVIVMGDFNDSLTMGALDALTIQGESIHSNDIKAAGFGHLSDAALAAVFAQYQLKDAYELFIEANLRDSLTGNTAYHREHRAATHYYGPKGSVLDYILLSSEFDASHGRSLAQVVDYQTCDRHLVRPEYERDAYSTDHAPVIVELALRS, from the coding sequence GTGGCACACAATATCGATGAGTTGGAATCAGTGGCTGCACCTATCGATCATAAGCGCACCGCGAATATCAAGATCGCCAGTATCAATCTGTTTAATTTTATTGAGCCGCCTTTGGCTTACTATGATTTTGAAAATATCTATAGCCATGGGCAATGGCAGAAAAAGTGTCAGTGGTTGAGTGAGTTTCTCGCACATCGCCAGCCCGATATTGTCGGATTTCAAGAAGTGTTTAGCCCTGAACCGCTCAAACGAATCGCTCGCGAGCAAGGTCTAGGGTATTTTGCGGTCGTTGATGAGCCAACTCTTATCAGTGATTACATTTATCGCAGCCCTGTGGTCGCGCTTGCCTCCCGTTATCCTATAGTGGAAATCAGCAGTGTCGAACCTGATGCACGTTTAGTGGCAGCCATGGGATTATCGAGTGAATTTGCCTTTAGCCGTAAGGTGCTGCGCGCAACCGTTGAAGTGCCACACATCGGCAAGTGTGACTATTATGTGGTGCACTTTAAGTCAAAACGTGCGGGATTAGCGCTCGAGCCTAAGCTATTTGAACATCAGCCACTTGGGTTAGATAACTTGGCTCCCGCAGCGAGCATGAAACTGCATTCAGAAACCCAATTACTCACAGAGCAAGCCTTAGGCCGCTGGGCATCCACCATGCAGCGCGGCGCAGAAGCAGCGTTATTATTCAATGGCATATTAGTACGTAGGCAAGAATCTAAACATCCTGTCATAGTGATGGGGGACTTTAATGACAGCCTGACAATGGGCGCCTTAGATGCGTTAACGATACAGGGCGAGAGTATCCACAGTAATGACATTAAAGCCGCGGGCTTTGGGCATTTATCCGATGCGGCGTTAGCGGCGGTGTTTGCTCAGTATCAACTTAAAGATGCCTATGAATTATTTATTGAAGCGAACTTGAGGGACAGTTTGACTGGCAATACCGCTTACCATAGGGAACACAGAGCGGCGACCCATTACTATGGCCCTAAAGGTTCTGTGCTGGATTATATTTTGCTTTCGAGTGAGTTTGATGCGAGCCATGGCCGCAGTTTAGCGCAAGTCGTAGATTATCAGACCTGCGATAGACACTTAGTCAGACCTGAATATGAACGCGACGCCTACAGTACTGACCATGCGCCCGTCATTGTTGAGTTAGCGCTACGTAGCTAA
- the mgtE gene encoding magnesium transporter has protein sequence MNMNNSKNNTKKIIHNLQMIIEQRSASVMAELAEKRHPADIAAVFNVFNQAQQVLLLQLASPKVCANLFRYLTDELQASLVQQLDKTTLSALLVHMAADERADLYNLLDETQQAAILPALALAKREDMRTLAAYDKAKVGAVMTSDYTLLNSRHTAGEAIEALRTEANDKETIYQTYVVDMLGRLIGTVSLRQLLLAQPDERVVDFMKPDPVALDANALREEAAQMIAHYDLMALPIINGKGQLVGIVTYDDAMDIASSQADLEFTKTAAIGNIDHNLKTASIGLLYRKRVFWLVVLVFGNIFSGAGIAYFEDTIASYVSLVFFLPLLIDSGGNAGSQSATLMVRGLATGEVKIKDWLSMLGRELFVAGLLGASMAAAVSLLGFWRGGPEIALVVALTMQIVVIIGSLIGMSLPFLLSKLKMDPAAASAPLITSIADIIGVIVYFSIATMVLDLPMP, from the coding sequence ATGAACATGAATAACAGCAAAAACAACACTAAAAAAATCATCCATAATCTGCAAATGATTATCGAGCAACGCAGTGCAAGCGTCATGGCTGAATTAGCCGAAAAACGCCACCCTGCGGATATTGCAGCCGTATTTAACGTCTTTAATCAAGCTCAACAAGTCCTATTGTTGCAACTGGCCTCACCTAAGGTTTGCGCCAATCTGTTTCGCTATCTGACCGATGAATTGCAAGCCAGCTTAGTACAGCAATTAGATAAAACCACGCTATCTGCGCTACTGGTTCACATGGCAGCAGATGAACGTGCCGACCTCTATAATCTGCTCGATGAAACCCAGCAAGCGGCGATTTTACCTGCGCTAGCATTGGCCAAACGGGAAGATATGCGCACCCTCGCCGCCTATGATAAAGCCAAGGTTGGTGCGGTGATGACGTCAGATTACACCTTGCTTAATAGCCGCCACACGGCTGGCGAGGCCATAGAGGCGCTACGTACTGAAGCTAATGATAAGGAAACTATTTATCAAACCTATGTAGTGGATATGTTAGGCCGCTTGATAGGCACAGTCTCTTTAAGGCAATTACTACTCGCACAACCCGATGAGCGAGTGGTCGATTTTATGAAGCCCGATCCTGTTGCGCTTGATGCCAACGCCCTGCGCGAAGAAGCGGCACAGATGATTGCTCACTATGACTTAATGGCACTTCCCATTATCAATGGTAAAGGTCAATTGGTCGGCATTGTTACCTATGACGATGCAATGGATATTGCCAGTTCGCAGGCGGATCTTGAATTCACCAAAACCGCAGCTATAGGCAATATCGACCACAATCTAAAAACAGCCAGCATAGGGTTACTCTATCGTAAACGCGTATTTTGGCTAGTGGTTTTGGTCTTTGGAAATATTTTCTCAGGCGCAGGCATTGCCTATTTTGAAGATACCATTGCCAGTTATGTCTCTTTAGTCTTCTTCCTACCTCTGCTGATCGATAGCGGCGGTAATGCAGGCTCGCAATCAGCCACCTTAATGGTACGCGGCTTAGCCACAGGGGAAGTTAAAATAAAAGACTGGTTATCTATGCTAGGGCGCGAATTATTTGTCGCCGGATTATTAGGAGCCAGCATGGCAGCGGCAGTGTCCTTGCTAGGCTTTTGGCGCGGCGGACCTGAAATCGCACTGGTTGTGGCACTCACAATGCAAATTGTGGTGATTATTGGCAGCTTGATTGGTATGTCTCTGCCTTTCTTACTGAGCAAATTAAAGATGGATCCTGCGGCCGCGAGCGCGCCACTCATCACCTCCATCGCCGATATCATAGGTGTAATCGTGTACTTCAGTATCGCCACAATGGTGCTCGACTTACCTATGCCCTAA
- a CDS encoding methyl-accepting chemotaxis protein produces MWFNSQLKTENKILRQQLVEQQRTHQIEIDELKAIIRENEMMQQQSRQNSDLFTEVIACQNQGGEMLNAIRDGLASSASLLTEEKESLSELDKIFDQTRIAITNLGSRATYINEQAKQSMHAVMELDATTASINQFVAAIQGISEQTNLLALNAAIEAARAGEAGRGFAVVADEVRQLASKAHEASSQIEKLVKQIVFQANEIKNIVDNNQASAVDIAASSTQIGQVVEDVLQRSHQMQHVIHNAATASFLNTTKLDHAVWKSNVYQLIEQPQHSHDVNSHTECRLGQWYFKGFGAENYQHLSNFKALDAPHKAVHEAGKAALHARHTGNLSDMVKQLHQMEDASMRVVHYIDNLMRDVYQA; encoded by the coding sequence ATGTGGTTTAACTCTCAGCTAAAAACAGAAAATAAAATTCTCCGGCAACAACTCGTCGAACAGCAGCGTACACATCAAATTGAAATCGATGAGTTGAAAGCCATCATCCGCGAAAACGAAATGATGCAGCAGCAATCCCGCCAAAACTCAGATCTTTTTACCGAAGTGATCGCTTGTCAAAATCAAGGCGGAGAAATGTTAAACGCGATTCGCGATGGATTAGCCAGCAGCGCATCACTACTTACTGAAGAAAAAGAATCCTTATCTGAACTCGATAAAATTTTTGATCAAACCCGCATTGCCATTACTAACTTAGGTTCTCGAGCAACTTATATTAATGAACAAGCAAAACAAAGTATGCATGCGGTCATGGAGCTCGATGCTACAACCGCCTCTATTAATCAATTTGTGGCGGCTATCCAAGGTATCTCTGAACAAACAAATTTACTCGCCCTGAATGCTGCCATCGAAGCTGCACGAGCAGGTGAAGCTGGCCGTGGTTTTGCCGTAGTAGCCGATGAAGTGCGCCAGCTTGCAAGCAAAGCTCATGAAGCGAGTAGTCAGATAGAAAAGCTTGTGAAACAAATAGTTTTCCAAGCAAATGAAATTAAAAATATTGTTGATAATAACCAAGCCAGTGCCGTTGATATTGCAGCCTCATCGACTCAAATTGGCCAAGTCGTTGAAGATGTACTTCAACGCTCACATCAAATGCAGCATGTGATCCATAATGCCGCAACCGCCTCTTTTTTGAATACCACCAAACTCGATCATGCGGTTTGGAAAAGCAATGTTTATCAATTAATTGAACAACCACAACATAGCCATGATGTAAACTCACATACCGAATGCCGTTTAGGTCAGTGGTATTTTAAAGGCTTTGGCGCAGAAAATTATCAACACTTGAGTAATTTTAAAGCATTAGATGCCCCACATAAGGCAGTACATGAGGCAGGCAAAGCCGCTCTACATGCAAGACATACGGGTAACTTAAGCGATATGGTCAAACAATTACATCAAATGGAAGATGCAAGTATGCGCGTAGTGCACTATATCGATAATCTAATGCGTGATGTGTACCAAGCATAA
- a CDS encoding substrate-binding periplasmic protein gives MKFATRILLPILVLIVPTIMANPLNIYTEEWSPISFSVDGKPDGLAVQVVQEIQKRIKNQDPIKVVPWARGWKMLTEQPNTVLFTMTRTTEREQMFTMIGPVAIGTTNFYALKNSGIKITSLEDAKSAKAIGVYRASVEERILLEQGFTNIAASSTPLLSAKQLIKHRIDLWCNANLTAPSILTEAGASIDDVESLFTISANHLYIAFSRGTANEVIEQWKNSLAAIKADGTFKTIYHAWLPMDEPPMQTERIGPAH, from the coding sequence ATGAAATTTGCCACCAGAATACTGCTACCAATCTTAGTGTTGATCGTGCCTACCATCATGGCCAATCCACTGAATATATATACCGAAGAATGGTCACCGATCAGCTTCTCTGTTGATGGTAAACCCGATGGTTTAGCTGTACAAGTCGTACAAGAAATTCAAAAACGCATCAAGAACCAAGACCCAATTAAGGTCGTGCCATGGGCTCGAGGTTGGAAAATGCTGACCGAGCAACCTAATACTGTGTTATTCACTATGACACGCACGACAGAAAGAGAGCAGATGTTTACTATGATTGGCCCAGTTGCAATTGGGACGACTAATTTTTATGCTCTAAAAAACAGTGGGATAAAAATTACCAGTTTAGAGGATGCGAAGTCAGCCAAAGCGATTGGCGTATACCGCGCCTCAGTTGAAGAGCGAATACTCCTCGAACAAGGGTTTACCAATATTGCAGCGTCTTCTACTCCGCTTTTAAGCGCTAAGCAGCTCATAAAACACCGTATCGATCTCTGGTGTAATGCTAATTTAACAGCACCAAGCATACTTACGGAGGCGGGTGCCAGTATTGATGATGTTGAATCCCTTTTTACGATTAGTGCTAACCATCTATACATTGCTTTTTCTCGCGGCACCGCCAATGAAGTGATAGAACAATGGAAAAATAGCCTAGCAGCGATAAAAGCAGATGGCACTTTCAAAACGATTTATCATGCTTGGCTCCCCATGGATGAACCGCCCATGCAAACCGAACGGATAGGACCAGCCCACTAA
- a CDS encoding RluA family pseudouridine synthase: MSDPEDSITQVDTFIAPPCLGQIRVLYQDSDILLIDKPSGLLSLSGKNPLNLDSVHYRLVQDFPTATLLHRLDFGTSGIMLVALNKTVNGLLTKQFQARTVEKRYTALLHGHLTDDSGVINLPIAKDVDNFPLQKICHSTGKLAISEYRVLERLTEPFATRVEFTPVSGRTHQLRIHSQQLGHSILGCDLYAGVGEKITDNDYALHHTRLMLHATRLAFDHPITGEHIDWICKCPF; encoded by the coding sequence ATGTCCGATCCCGAAGATAGCATTACCCAAGTCGATACTTTTATTGCGCCGCCTTGCCTCGGGCAAATACGTGTGCTCTATCAAGATAGCGATATTCTGCTGATTGATAAGCCGAGCGGATTATTGAGTTTATCGGGGAAGAATCCGCTGAATCTCGACTCAGTGCATTATCGTTTAGTGCAGGATTTTCCGACGGCCACGCTACTACACAGACTCGATTTTGGCACTTCTGGCATCATGCTGGTGGCACTGAATAAAACGGTTAATGGTTTGCTGACAAAACAGTTTCAGGCGCGCACGGTTGAGAAGCGTTATACCGCATTACTCCATGGGCATCTCACTGACGACAGTGGGGTGATTAATCTGCCTATCGCTAAAGATGTCGACAATTTCCCGCTGCAGAAAATTTGCCACAGCACTGGCAAGCTTGCGATCAGCGAATATCGGGTGCTTGAACGATTAACGGAACCTTTTGCTACACGGGTAGAATTTACCCCCGTTTCTGGCCGCACTCATCAACTTAGGATCCACAGTCAGCAATTGGGACACTCGATTTTGGGGTGTGATCTGTATGCTGGGGTAGGTGAGAAGATAACAGACAACGATTATGCTCTACATCATACAAGGTTAATGCTGCATGCGACTCGCCTAGCTTTTGATCATCCGATAACAGGGGAGCACATCGACTGGATTTGTAAGTGTCCTTTCTAA